The genomic segment CGGCTGGATCTGTTTGTACAACGCGACTTTGGCGTCGAACTGTTCGAAAATCGCTTCAATCACGATGCCGACTTTGGACCAATCGATGTCACCAAGCGCCGCGCAGGTCTTGAGATTCGCCTTGGCCGCCGCGGCCGCATCGGCCGGAAGTTTGCCCTTTTCCACGAGCTTGCCGAGGCTCTTTTCGATTTCGCCCTTCGCCGCCTCAAGCTGCTTCGCGTTCGCGTCGAAGACCCATGTCTTCAGACCGGCGGTCGCGCAGACCTGCGCGATGCCGCGGCCCATCGTTCCCGAACCGATCACCACCGCCGAATCAATCGCCATGACCCGTCCTAACCGTGTTGAAGAATCACAAGAAGCCGTTGTTCGTCCAGACATCCTTGAACGTCACGCGATGCGTCGTGCCCACCTGCAAGCGAACGACGAACATGACGCCACCCGGTCGCACGCGGAACCGCCGCGATCGAAACGGACATTCTAACGAAACGGAGTGCGTAACGCCAAATCAATGGGAATTGGCATGATGGCGATCGGCGTTCTCACCGAGCGAGGAACATACACGCCGACGACGGCCTGCGAGACGCAGGCCGCTGCCTTCGTGTGTGCCTACTCTAGTTGGCAGCGGGAACAACATCGACGATGCGTGAGCCGCGAACGCGGTAGCTGGTTTTCCCCCAGCGAACGTGGCCCAGACCACAGGTGACGACCAGCGCCCAGAAAACGATGCCCATGCAGACCACCGCGCCGCGCAGGAACGACCAGAACGACGGCGGCTGCTCAAGCGTGATGGCGAAGAGCCGGCCGGTGACTTGCTGCATGGCCATCAATTGAACGGTGCAGACGGCCGCGTGGAGCCAGCCGACGGTCAGCTCCTGCGCGACGCCCAGATAGACCCCAAGCGGGATGAACAACAATGGGGAGCAGATTCCGCCCATGAGCAACTGCGTGCTGACGGCGAGGCGCCAGGGTTGCACCAGGCTGCCAACCAGGACGCGTGTCAACGAGTTGCACATCGCGCCGAAGGAATTGTCGCGCGAGGTGACGTACAGGCCTTTGCCCAGCCCGGCCCAGCGGCGAATCCCCAGCGCCGCGATCTTCTTCGCGAGGATGATGTCCTCGGCCAGCTCGGCACGCACGCCGGCGTGACCACCGACGCGCACGTACGCCGCGCGCGAAAAGAGCATGAACTGCCCGTTCCCCAGCTCGACCTGCGAATTGCTCGATCCGCGCGCCGAAAGCCACAGGCCCCACAGGCCCAACAGCCAGCTTGCCGCAGGTGAGACCGATTGCTCCCACGGGCTGACCAGATCCAGTCGGGGCCAGAGCGACACGAACTCCAGCCGTTCGCGCGTGACCTTTTGCATTACGGCCGCCAGCGCGCCGGGCACAAATCGACAATCGCAATCGGTAAACAGCAGGTACTCGCCGTCGGTCTCTTGAACCCCGCGCGCCAGGGCGTGGGTCTTGCCCGTCCAGCCCGCCGGCAAATCGGAAACATCGACCAGGCTGACGCGCGGATCCTGGGCCATGACACCCAAGACGCGCTCGCGCGTTCGATCATCACTGCGATCGTTCACCACCGTGACGCGCAGGTTGCCGTAATTCTGGGCGAGCAGCCGGCGCAGGCATGGCTCAATGCGCTCCTGCTCGTTGTGCGCGGCAATCACAACCGTCAGCCTCGGACCCGCTTCGTCGGTCTCGCCCGGCTGCGGCGCCAGCGTCATCTCCGAGTCATCGCGCAGTCGGCGGACCCATCCAAGCCCCCATCCCCACATGAAGACAATCACGATCTGGATGGCTAACAACGTCCAGAGTGTGAATTCCAAGCCAAGTCTCCTTTGCGAAGCGCCACGAAAATTTGATTCGCGACCTCCCGCTTCCTGATTATCGGCCATTCTGCCGCCCGACCGCAACTCGCCCGATCCCCCGGTCAACTCTCAACACTT from the Planctomycetia bacterium genome contains:
- a CDS encoding glycosyltransferase codes for the protein MEFTLWTLLAIQIVIVFMWGWGLGWVRRLRDDSEMTLAPQPGETDEAGPRLTVVIAAHNEQERIEPCLRRLLAQNYGNLRVTVVNDRSDDRTRERVLGVMAQDPRVSLVDVSDLPAGWTGKTHALARGVQETDGEYLLFTDCDCRFVPGALAAVMQKVTRERLEFVSLWPRLDLVSPWEQSVSPAASWLLGLWGLWLSARGSSNSQVELGNGQFMLFSRAAYVRVGGHAGVRAELAEDIILAKKIAALGIRRWAGLGKGLYVTSRDNSFGAMCNSLTRVLVGSLVQPWRLAVSTQLLMGGICSPLLFIPLGVYLGVAQELTVGWLHAAVCTVQLMAMQQVTGRLFAITLEQPPSFWSFLRGAVVCMGIVFWALVVTCGLGHVRWGKTSYRVRGSRIVDVVPAAN